Proteins encoded by one window of Halosolutus amylolyticus:
- a CDS encoding creatininase family protein: MYLPHRTWPELSGYFTDESLAVVPIGSTEQHGPHLPEGTDHLIAEALAREATDRTGFLCTPPLRIGASSHHRQFPGTMWVDAPVFRDFVESFSRNLTDHGIDRIVYVNAHGGNVAHLQEVGRRLHEDETAYAIEWMWDESIPELIEEVFETPGPHGGPKETAMIMHIAGELVRTDRLEDARDGGATFDYDAALVHGARTFYDSIENSPNGVFGDQTDATPEIGERLFEAATEQLVALLEWLDDQPRELLLPEPYVESRPGDD; encoded by the coding sequence ATGTACCTTCCACACCGTACGTGGCCCGAGCTATCGGGGTACTTCACCGACGAATCGCTCGCCGTCGTCCCGATCGGCTCGACCGAACAGCACGGCCCGCACCTGCCCGAAGGCACCGATCACCTGATCGCCGAGGCGCTCGCACGCGAAGCGACCGACCGGACCGGCTTCCTGTGTACCCCGCCGCTCCGGATCGGCGCCAGTTCGCACCACCGGCAGTTCCCCGGCACGATGTGGGTCGATGCGCCGGTCTTTCGGGACTTCGTCGAGAGTTTCTCGCGGAACCTCACCGACCACGGGATCGATCGTATCGTCTACGTCAACGCCCACGGGGGCAACGTCGCCCACCTCCAGGAGGTCGGCCGCCGGCTTCACGAGGACGAGACGGCGTACGCGATCGAGTGGATGTGGGACGAGTCGATCCCCGAACTCATCGAGGAGGTTTTCGAGACCCCCGGCCCCCACGGCGGGCCGAAGGAAACGGCCATGATCATGCACATCGCCGGGGAACTCGTCCGGACGGATCGACTCGAGGACGCCCGCGACGGCGGCGCGACCTTCGACTACGACGCCGCGCTGGTCCACGGCGCGCGCACGTTCTACGATTCGATCGAGAACAGTCCGAACGGCGTCTTCGGCGACCAGACCGACGCGACGCCCGAAATCGGCGAACGCCTGTTCGAGGCCGCGACGGAGCAACTCGTCGCCCTCCTCGAGTGGCTCGACGACCAGCCGAGGGAGCTACTCCTCCCGGAACCGTACGTGGAATCACGGCCTGGCGACGACTGA
- a CDS encoding mechanosensitive ion channel family protein, with protein sequence MLQPHPAQAQVPEWLQDPVAELVTFLPRLVGALVILLVGWILGRVAAGVVRRLADGIELDRMVLETPLGRILGGTERAVSSAFGSLAKWFVYGLAILAAANALAIATLSEWISTAVAYLPAFIAGLLVIVIGFVVADFIGDVIERTRAATESAYASWFANGARMFLYFTAIVIGLDTMGIDVGILYVFARALAWGLAAAVAIGAGVAFGWGGKDYVADNIDRWMGRTASVTPDEGSGSGGRSGSTERSRSSQSRGTDREPGSEPGPGPSDDDD encoded by the coding sequence ATGCTACAGCCACATCCCGCTCAAGCGCAGGTCCCCGAATGGCTTCAGGACCCCGTCGCCGAACTGGTGACGTTCCTGCCGCGCCTCGTCGGCGCGCTCGTGATCCTCCTCGTCGGCTGGATCCTCGGGCGCGTCGCTGCGGGCGTCGTCAGACGACTCGCCGACGGTATCGAACTCGATCGAATGGTCCTCGAGACGCCGCTCGGCCGCATCCTCGGGGGCACCGAACGGGCGGTGTCGAGCGCGTTCGGGTCGCTCGCGAAGTGGTTCGTCTACGGCCTCGCGATTCTCGCGGCCGCGAACGCCCTCGCAATCGCGACGCTGTCGGAGTGGATCTCGACGGCCGTCGCGTACCTGCCGGCGTTCATCGCCGGCCTGCTCGTCATCGTCATCGGCTTCGTCGTCGCCGACTTCATCGGTGACGTCATCGAGCGAACGCGGGCGGCGACGGAATCCGCCTACGCCAGCTGGTTCGCCAACGGCGCCCGGATGTTCCTTTACTTCACGGCGATCGTCATCGGCCTCGACACGATGGGGATCGACGTGGGGATCCTCTACGTCTTCGCGCGAGCGCTCGCGTGGGGGCTCGCCGCGGCCGTCGCCATCGGTGCCGGCGTCGCGTTCGGCTGGGGCGGCAAGGACTACGTCGCCGACAACATCGATCGCTGGATGGGACGCACCGCGAGTGTGACGCCAGACGAAGGTTCCGGTAGCGGCGGACGATCGGGATCGACCGAGCGTTCCCGCAGCAGCCAGTCGCGCGGCACCGACCGCGAACCCGGCTCCGAACCCGGCCCCGGTCCGAGCGACGACGACGACTGA
- a CDS encoding DUF1467 domain-containing protein encodes MTRPFSVPGSAQLVGSVALVAVGVAVNTGLNSPYRMVPALLLLAAGVAGVATAARDYSPDRLRLATGRWWTLAFVAFLPYGLVMAPGNDSAAAVADVLAGPVAAIVLESIAGAVICCAVAITILYGFATYGIHPGRPTPEERVLED; translated from the coding sequence ATGACTCGCCCGTTTTCGGTCCCGGGATCGGCGCAACTCGTCGGTTCCGTCGCCCTCGTCGCCGTCGGCGTCGCGGTTAATACTGGCTTGAACTCGCCATACCGGATGGTCCCGGCCCTGCTGTTGCTAGCCGCCGGCGTCGCCGGCGTGGCCACCGCCGCCCGCGACTACTCCCCCGATCGACTCCGTCTCGCGACGGGACGCTGGTGGACCCTCGCGTTCGTCGCCTTCCTGCCGTACGGACTCGTGATGGCCCCCGGGAACGACTCGGCCGCGGCCGTCGCCGACGTCCTCGCCGGACCGGTCGCCGCGATCGTCCTCGAGTCGATCGCCGGCGCCGTGATCTGCTGTGCCGTGGCGATAACGATCCTGTACGGCTTCGCCACGTACGGCATCCACCCGGGACGTCCCACGCCCGAGGAACGCGTTCTCGAGGACTGA
- a CDS encoding O-methyltransferase, which yields MVEVLTPEITRFVRAIGPEPDETLREMDEYAEREGFPHVGPEVGAFLRFVARLAEAERIFEFGSGYGYSAYWFADTLPEDGDIVLTEVDEDELDLAREYMRQGGYDDRARYELGDAMDAIERYEGPFEVVLIDHQKHRYADAFEAIRSKVPVGGVVVADNAITAGPIEFEKLLDLAEGGAPDDVNDHTQGIADYLERVTGDPAFETIVLPLGEGIAVSYRVE from the coding sequence ATGGTCGAGGTACTCACGCCTGAGATCACCCGGTTCGTTCGCGCGATCGGTCCGGAGCCGGACGAGACGCTCCGCGAGATGGACGAGTACGCCGAACGGGAGGGGTTCCCCCACGTCGGCCCCGAGGTCGGCGCGTTCCTCCGGTTCGTCGCACGACTGGCCGAGGCCGAGCGGATCTTCGAGTTCGGCTCCGGCTACGGCTACTCGGCGTACTGGTTCGCCGACACGCTCCCCGAGGACGGCGACATCGTCCTCACGGAGGTCGACGAGGACGAACTCGACCTCGCCCGCGAGTACATGCGGCAGGGCGGGTACGACGATCGCGCCCGGTACGAACTCGGGGACGCGATGGACGCGATCGAGCGCTACGAGGGGCCGTTCGAGGTCGTCCTGATCGACCACCAGAAACACCGCTACGCCGACGCCTTCGAGGCGATCCGGTCGAAGGTCCCGGTCGGCGGGGTCGTCGTCGCGGACAACGCGATCACGGCCGGTCCGATCGAGTTCGAAAAACTGCTGGACCTGGCCGAGGGCGGAGCGCCCGACGACGTGAACGACCACACGCAGGGGATCGCCGACTACCTCGAGCGCGTGACGGGCGATCCGGCCTTCGAGACGATCGTGTTGCCGCTCGGCGAAGGAATCGCGGTGAGTTACCGGGTCGAGTGA
- a CDS encoding amidase, whose translation MDDDLLDETIDRVADRYGMAVADDDRPSHRETIRTLAATAEAFEVEPPASDEPTDVRAGEDPYNAFRREFDLPPTATDGPLAGLDIAVKENTVVAGVETTCGSPGFSYTPPYSATVVERLRAGGASIVGTTNMDEFAYFTTGETCAHGRVENPAADGCVPGGSSSGSGAAVAGGLVDAALGTDTAGSIRIPASFCGVVGIKPTHRLVSRFGVVDLSPSLDHVGPLATDVETAATALDAIAGPDIADPSTHATPAGHARSPFPAALDAGVDGLTLGVVEESMALATDDVRDAIEATLDDLAAAGATIDRVSIEGYDLVGAAVGTLIGAEFAAFVADRGVQYGLGTGTTKCLHDAIAEATDDCEFGENVREQLLYNGTLNEALGGRHYVAAADFRRRFTATVREQFLDVDALVTPTTPTTAPAFGAVQGMDGLLRTMANTAPFNLTGSPAVSVPCGGSGADADGGDPIGIQFVTDWHDEATALRIARTVETR comes from the coding sequence ATGGACGACGACCTCCTCGACGAGACGATCGACCGCGTCGCCGACCGGTACGGGATGGCGGTCGCCGACGACGACCGTCCGTCCCACCGCGAGACGATCCGGACGCTCGCGGCGACCGCCGAGGCGTTCGAGGTGGAGCCACCGGCCAGCGACGAACCGACCGACGTGCGGGCGGGTGAGGACCCGTACAACGCGTTCCGGCGGGAGTTCGACCTCCCGCCGACCGCGACGGACGGCCCGCTCGCAGGGCTCGACATCGCGGTCAAGGAGAACACGGTCGTCGCCGGCGTCGAGACGACGTGTGGGTCGCCCGGCTTCTCCTACACGCCACCCTACAGCGCGACGGTCGTCGAACGACTCCGGGCCGGCGGCGCGTCGATCGTCGGGACGACGAACATGGACGAGTTCGCCTACTTCACGACCGGCGAGACTTGCGCCCACGGGCGGGTCGAGAACCCCGCCGCCGACGGTTGTGTCCCGGGTGGCTCCTCGAGCGGGAGCGGCGCGGCGGTCGCCGGCGGGCTGGTCGACGCCGCGCTCGGGACCGACACCGCCGGCTCGATCCGTATCCCCGCCTCGTTCTGCGGCGTGGTCGGGATCAAACCGACCCACCGGCTCGTCTCCCGGTTCGGCGTCGTCGACCTGTCGCCGTCGCTCGATCACGTCGGCCCGCTCGCGACCGACGTCGAGACTGCGGCGACCGCCCTCGACGCGATCGCCGGGCCGGACATCGCGGATCCGTCGACCCACGCCACGCCGGCCGGACACGCCAGATCGCCGTTCCCGGCGGCGCTCGACGCGGGCGTCGACGGGCTGACCCTCGGGGTCGTCGAGGAGTCGATGGCACTCGCGACGGACGACGTCCGCGACGCGATCGAGGCGACCCTCGACGACCTCGCGGCGGCCGGCGCGACGATCGATCGGGTCTCGATCGAGGGCTACGATCTCGTCGGCGCGGCGGTTGGAACGCTCATCGGGGCCGAGTTCGCCGCGTTCGTCGCCGACCGTGGCGTCCAGTACGGGCTGGGAACGGGGACGACGAAGTGCCTCCACGACGCGATCGCCGAGGCGACCGACGACTGCGAGTTCGGCGAGAACGTCCGCGAACAGTTGCTCTACAACGGCACGCTCAACGAGGCGCTCGGGGGCCGACACTACGTGGCGGCCGCGGATTTCCGGCGACGGTTCACGGCGACCGTTCGCGAGCAGTTCCTGGACGTCGACGCGCTGGTGACCCCGACGACGCCCACGACGGCACCCGCGTTCGGCGCGGTACAGGGGATGGACGGATTGTTGCGAACGATGGCCAACACCGCGCCGTTCAACCTGACCGGGTCGCCGGCCGTCTCGGTACCGTGTGGCGGATCCGGCGCCGACGCCGACGGCGGCGATCCGATCGGGATCCAGTTCGTCACCGACTGGCACGACGAGGCGACGGCGCTCCGGATCGCACGAACCGTCGAGACCCGCTAG